Proteins encoded together in one Bactrocera neohumeralis isolate Rockhampton chromosome 4, APGP_CSIRO_Bneo_wtdbg2-racon-allhic-juicebox.fasta_v2, whole genome shotgun sequence window:
- the LOC126755746 gene encoding LIM domain-binding protein 3-like translates to MDNQHMRIKTERTTQEQLQHYIMFCKQHPESLMHCKHQLRSRARKLKAHAQATGGGPPINGMSKFEEQAISTFGAAAVDGLPGVTTLGHQVLALYLNTVTSPAPAPTPTVTSPDPALTPTVTSPAPAPTTIVASAAPASSPAVTSPAPAFPALTLNFSSSPSPHFSSSPSP, encoded by the exons atGGATAATCagcatat GCGTATAAAAACGGAAAGGACAACTCAGGAGCAGCTGCAACATTACATAATGTTTTGCAAGCAGCATCCTGAG TCATTGATGCATTGTAAACATCAGTTGCGATCGCGAGCGCGCAAACTGAAGGCACATGCGCAAGCGACTGGTGGAGGCCCTCCGATAAATGGAATGAGCAAATTCGAGGAGCAAGCAATTTCAACTTTTGGAGCAGCAGCGGTGGATGGATTGCCGGGTGTTACGACTTTGGGTCACcaa GTTTTGGCGTTGTATTTAAATACAGTCACATCGCCTGCTCCAGCGCCAACACCAACAGTCACATCGCCTGATCCAGCGCTAACACCAACAGTCACATCGCCTGCTCCAGCGCCAACAACAATAGTCGCATCGGCTGCTCCAGCATCCTCGCCAGCAGTCACATCTCCTGCTCCAGCTTTTCCTGCTCtgactttaaatttttcttcctcGCCATCACCTCATTTTTCTTCCTCACCATCACCTTag